The genomic stretch CTCTCTGAAACTGGACTAACAGAGGAAGAGATGATTGCTTTGAACGAGAATCGTGTTACACCACAGGAGTTACTAGAAAAATATGGTTGGAAGTTTGATTTGGCAGAACTGATGGCTCAAGCTACTGCGGAGGATGAGGAAATTCGGGCACCGCTAGCTGTTCCACCTGTTGAAAAGGAACAAGAAATTGAGGTTCAGGATAAAGAAGTAGAAGACCCTTCAACAAAAATAGAGATAACTATCGAAGAAACTATGGTTATTGAGGAAAGTAGAATTGAAGAAACTCAGGCTGTAGAAGATATTGACTCTGCTGAGGAATATGAATCATTAGAAGACACCGACGCTATTGAGGAAATTGCAGATGTGGAAGAAGCTATTCAAGAACCTAGACCTGTAGAAGACTTAGAAGCTATTGAGAAGTATGAATCTGTAGAAGACATTGAGTATACAGAGAGAATTGAACTTGTGGAAGATATTACCCCTACAGAAGGCATTAGACTTGTCGAGGACATTGGACCCACTGAGGAAATTAAACCTATTCCTACAGATGAAATTGAACCTAGACCTATCGCAGAGATTGCACCCGCTGAGGAAGTCAAACCTACTTCTACGGAAGAAATTGAACCTAGACCTGTCGAAGAGATAAGACCTACTGAGGAAGTTAAACCTATTCCTACAGAAGAAATTGAACCTAGACCTATCGCAGAGATTACACCCGCTGAGAAAGTTGAGCCTATACCTATAGAAGACACTACAACTGTAGAAGAAATTAGACCTGTCGAAGACGTCAGACCTTTCGAAAGAGCTACCCCTCTTGAACCTACCATAGTTGAAAAGGAAAAACCGCTTGTAGATGAAAGGACAGATGTTCCACCAAGCGATGTTCCAGAAGAAAAAATTGACAAAGATAATGTCCTGGTCCCACGACAAGAGATGTTATTATGGCAGGATGACGTGGATACTATTCGAACAACAATCGCGGTACTGCTTacagtataatatttattaagtttAAGAAGCGaaattattcgatatatataACTCTTCTGATCGTTTTGAAATATAGGAATGTCCTGATTGTGTGGATGTAAAGAAGGAAGCTGATCAGTTAGCTACTATGATGTCAGCGTACACTGGAGTGAGTGTTATAGATCTATCATTTAAActtaatatacaattaattacaattttattaaaatatttattttttataattatattagaattatttatgatttaatttaaaaataataaaattgtaatgtaTTTTAGGTTAGATtcgattttatattataaaaaatcacAATCGTACAGACTTCATATTCGATAAAACATAATCCAATTTCGCTATAATAAAAGTTCGATGTCCAATACTTCTTTAGCTTCATTAAAAGTTATTATTGTGATCCCTTCTAGACCGACGTGAAAGAAATAGTCGCGAAGCCGAGACCTCGCGAAGAAGCAGTCGTGAAAATACACGAAGAGAAACTTGGTGAGAGAGAAATTGAAGTACAAACGAAACCAAAAGTTGCTGAAGTAGAAGTGACTGCTGTGGCAGAAGTAGAAGAAAAGGAAGTTATAGTCAAAGTTCCAGAAAAACCTGAAAGGCTGATCGAACTTGAATCAGAGTATCCTCTTGAGCCACCAACAACGCCATCGATCTCTGGTGTGACACCTCAAGCAGAAAAAGTCGCTATGCCAGAAGTGGTGCAAAAACTGGAAGAAAGTACTCCGGTTGCTCCTGAAGAAACTCCGAAAGAAGTAGTAGAAGAACTTGAGAAAATGCCAATGATTCCTGAAGTAGACAAAGATACAGATCCAATAGAAAAGATTGAGGAAGAAGAAATAATGAAAGAAACCGAAGAAATAATGGTAGAAGAATTATCAGAAGAAGAAatcgaagagaaggaagaagagaagctTCCAGAGATAGTCGAAATCAAGGTGAAGAAAGATGAAATTGATATAGAAGTCGAAACAccagaggaaagagaagaagaattgGTTCctgaagaggaagaggaaattaAAGAAGTGCCAGTGGAAGAGattgaagaaattgaaattccaGTGGATGttaaggaagaagaaatatatgtaGAGATATTACCAGAGGAGCGAGACGAAGAGTTAGTTGAAGAAGAGCtagtagaaaaagaaataccTGTATGGAAGGAGCCAAAGGTACttacagaagaagaaaaagaaaaagaagaagaagaactcATCTGTACCTGTCCACTTATACCTCCTCCGGTTAg from Bombus terrestris chromosome 16, iyBomTerr1.2, whole genome shotgun sequence encodes the following:
- the LOC110119999 gene encoding FK506-binding protein 5; the protein is MADNDDAMEDEEDTKSGEPISEHTLKSPSEAAEDMLASEYWKTPSDAPSIASEVVSVARNNARGSPNAQSSRSIQEPQEEKLSKSQEEFRKSQEIGLNDKKPSLDELSKDKVPKTTKMYRQCHRRFREIIGKRELRNVELEKHQGDLKKRLNILECSMPAVMVWNMWRMSQGTCVPGLQRIMEKQFEGPASGEVYCPSTPSRHFDCRVREVEAERKQAQKRMQDAKALCAEKEAALEDRNKRLEEAKQLQQEIKLRIEQLTAEVQKLRETAAKVEDDGQCECGIIECKKKWLEKVPSCASIKSNDIECLEKLQQLAENEVYMKRKIAELESREEAYMRTLQQADELWCKVDADAASTVSALQEQLHMKTAANQQMANRICQLEDVIEQLRKRLATCRGELEKYMSISKIEALIGKDDDFADVLEKGILVEVPVKDKEVGRVEDLADVDDVGILVKDDVVDKDILAVVELVDIDLEAKPDIVDVDIEMKPDMVDAAMRVVRADLIDVDDAQMAIHPDDFAYEDERLKQAQDYLARIGSLSELDKYGDDYICASDFICNDVVLSETGLTEEEMIALNENRVTPQELLEKYGWKFDLAELMAQATAEDEEIRAPLAVPPVEKEQEIEVQDKEVEDPSTKIEITIEETMVIEESRIEETQAVEDIDSAEEYESLEDTDAIEEIADVEEAIQEPRPVEDLEAIEKYESVEDIEYTERIELVEDITPTEGIRLVEDIGPTEEIKPIPTDEIEPRPIAEIAPAEEVKPTSTEEIEPRPVEEIRPTEEVKPIPTEEIEPRPIAEITPAEKVEPIPIEDTTTVEEIRPVEDVRPFERATPLEPTIVEKEKPLVDERTDVPPSDVPEEKIDKDNVLVPRQEMLLWQDDVDTIRTTIAECPDCVDVKKEADQLATMMSAYTGTDVKEIVAKPRPREEAVVKIHEEKLGEREIEVQTKPKVAEVEVTAVAEVEEKEVIVKVPEKPERLIELESEYPLEPPTTPSISGVTPQAEKVAMPEVVQKLEESTPVAPEETPKEVVEELEKMPMIPEVDKDTDPIEKIEEEEIMKETEEIMVEELSEEEIEEKEEEKLPEIVEIKVKKDEIDIEVETPEEREEELVPEEEEEIKEVPVEEIEEIEIPVDVKEEEIYVEILPEERDEELVEEELVEKEIPVWKEPKVLTEEEKEKEEEELICTCPLIPPPVSIKINIFSILTGLIYLHGSSKFIILKI